Proteins encoded together in one Mycolicibacter minnesotensis window:
- the coaBC gene encoding bifunctional phosphopantothenoylcysteine decarboxylase/phosphopantothenate--cysteine ligase CoaBC produces MGQKRVVVGVAGGIAAYKACTVVRQLAEAGHAVRVVPTESALRFVGAATFEALSGQPVHTGVFDDVPGVPHVALGQQADLVVVAPATADLLARAVSGRADDLLTATLLTARCPVLFAPAMHTEMWQHPATVANVTTLRQRGAVVLEPASGRLTGADTGAGRLPEAEEINTFASLLLERADALPHDLAGQKVLVTAGGTREPIDPVRFIGNRSSGKQGYAVARVAAQRGAEVTLIAAHTAGLIDPAGVHVVHVSSAQQLHDAVVKHAPEAHVLVMAAAVADFRPVRVAPAKIKKGPGEDDQPPTIDLVRNEDVLAGAVRARTDGQLPNMRAIVGFAAETGDENGDVLFHARAKLRRKGCDLLVVNAVGDGRAFEVDHNDGWLLAADGTESALESGSKTLMASRIVDAVAAFLAAGGE; encoded by the coding sequence GTGGGCCAGAAACGGGTCGTCGTCGGTGTCGCCGGAGGCATCGCCGCATACAAGGCGTGCACCGTGGTCCGACAGCTTGCCGAGGCCGGACACGCCGTACGCGTGGTCCCCACCGAGTCCGCGCTGCGGTTCGTCGGCGCGGCCACCTTCGAGGCGTTGTCGGGCCAGCCGGTACACACCGGCGTCTTCGACGACGTACCCGGCGTACCCCATGTGGCGCTGGGACAACAAGCCGACCTGGTCGTGGTGGCACCTGCGACCGCAGACCTGCTGGCCCGCGCGGTCTCCGGCCGCGCCGACGACCTGCTGACCGCCACGCTGCTGACCGCCCGATGTCCGGTGCTGTTCGCTCCGGCGATGCACACCGAGATGTGGCAACACCCGGCGACTGTCGCCAATGTCACGACTTTGCGGCAACGCGGCGCGGTTGTGCTCGAACCCGCCTCCGGCCGCCTGACCGGTGCCGACACCGGCGCTGGGCGGCTGCCCGAAGCTGAAGAGATCAACACCTTCGCGTCGCTGTTACTGGAGCGGGCCGACGCGCTGCCGCATGATCTGGCTGGGCAGAAGGTCCTGGTGACTGCGGGCGGTACCCGCGAGCCCATCGACCCGGTCCGATTCATCGGCAACCGCAGTTCGGGCAAACAGGGCTACGCCGTCGCCCGGGTGGCAGCCCAGCGTGGCGCCGAAGTGACTCTGATCGCCGCGCACACGGCAGGGCTGATAGATCCGGCCGGAGTCCACGTGGTTCACGTCAGCTCTGCTCAGCAGCTGCATGACGCGGTCGTCAAGCACGCCCCGGAGGCGCATGTGCTGGTGATGGCCGCGGCGGTAGCCGATTTCCGCCCGGTGCGGGTGGCTCCGGCCAAGATCAAGAAGGGTCCGGGGGAGGACGACCAGCCCCCAACCATCGACCTGGTCCGCAACGAGGACGTACTGGCCGGCGCGGTGCGTGCCCGTACCGATGGCCAGCTGCCCAACATGCGGGCGATTGTGGGCTTTGCCGCGGAGACCGGCGATGAGAACGGCGACGTGTTGTTCCACGCCCGCGCGAAGCTGCGCCGCAAGGGTTGTGACCTGTTGGTGGTCAATGCGGTCGGCGATGGCCGAGCGTTCGAGGTCGACCACAACGACGGATGGTTGTTGGCCGCGGACGGAACCGAGTCCGCCCTGGAATCGGGCTCCAAGACCCTGATGGCCAGCCGGATCGTCGATGCGGTGGCGGC
- the rpoZ gene encoding DNA-directed RNA polymerase subunit omega, with protein MSTSQIDSAVVTDADEFDPALIGGYDTPLGITNPPIDELLQRASSKYALVIYAAKRARQINDYYNQLGEGILEYVGPLVEPGLQEKPLSIALREIHGDLLEYTEGE; from the coding sequence GTGAGTACCTCGCAGATCGACTCGGCCGTGGTGACCGACGCCGACGAGTTCGACCCGGCGTTGATCGGCGGTTACGACACGCCTCTCGGCATCACCAACCCGCCCATCGATGAGCTGTTGCAGCGTGCTTCGAGCAAGTACGCCCTGGTGATCTACGCGGCCAAGCGGGCGCGGCAGATCAACGACTACTACAACCAGCTCGGCGAGGGCATCCTTGAGTACGTCGGCCCGCTGGTCGAGCCTGGTCTGCAGGAGAAGCCGCTGTCGATCGCGCTGCGCGAGATCCACGGCGACCTGCTCGAATACACCGAAGGCGAATAG
- the gmk gene encoding guanylate kinase, translating into MRTGGGPGGRHAGRVVVLSGPSAVGKSSVVRCLRERVPDLYFSVSATTRAPRPGEVDGVDYRFVTPAEFDRLVAENALLEWADIHGGLQRSGTPAAPVAEATHAGRPVLIEVDLAGARAIKKALPEALLVFLAPPDWETLQARLVGRGTETEEVMQRRLATARTELAAQGDFDTVVVNTRLETACSELVSLLVDTAPGAV; encoded by the coding sequence GTGAGAACCGGTGGAGGGCCGGGCGGCAGGCACGCGGGACGCGTTGTGGTGCTGTCCGGCCCATCCGCGGTCGGTAAGTCGAGCGTGGTCCGGTGCCTGCGAGAGCGGGTGCCGGATCTGTACTTCAGTGTGTCGGCCACCACCCGGGCGCCTAGGCCCGGGGAGGTGGACGGCGTCGACTACCGCTTTGTCACCCCGGCCGAATTTGACCGGCTGGTTGCCGAGAACGCGTTGCTGGAGTGGGCCGACATTCACGGCGGGCTACAGCGCTCAGGTACCCCAGCGGCACCGGTAGCCGAGGCCACCCACGCCGGTCGGCCCGTTCTGATCGAGGTCGATCTGGCCGGCGCCAGGGCCATCAAGAAGGCGCTGCCGGAGGCCCTCCTGGTGTTTCTCGCCCCGCCGGACTGGGAGACGCTGCAGGCCAGGTTGGTCGGTCGTGGCACCGAAACCGAAGAGGTTATGCAGCGCCGACTGGCCACCGCACGTACCGAGTTGGCGGCGCAGGGAGACTTCGACACCGTCGTGGTGAACACTCGATTGGAAACCGCCTGCTCAGAATTGGTATCCTTGCTGGTGGATACCGCACCGGGCGCGGTCTGA